One Acidiferrobacter thiooxydans DNA window includes the following coding sequences:
- a CDS encoding HugZ family protein produces MSENYRKAVRDARRLARTHSNGILSTLSADMDGWPFGSVAPYILDFEGHPILLLSDLAQHSRNIQRDSRVSLLAWEDEKSDIQQSGRATLMGRATVIEGDAALRDRYLRYLPQAQEYFAIHDFRFYKLSVERVRFIGGFGDIHWIRGEDYCLSRESFDAELVAAESGAVVHMNADHKDALIRYCRALGVDESEPRLVGIDPEGFDIATRGGRLRIDFDAPVRDAKGLREAFVRMARTSGAGRDDLPSTVSG; encoded by the coding sequence ATGAGCGAAAACTATCGGAAGGCGGTACGCGATGCGCGTCGACTGGCGCGCACCCACAGCAACGGTATCCTGTCGACCTTATCCGCGGATATGGACGGGTGGCCGTTCGGGTCCGTGGCCCCTTATATCCTGGATTTCGAAGGGCACCCGATCCTGTTGTTATCCGATCTGGCCCAGCATAGCCGCAACATTCAACGGGATAGCCGTGTAAGTCTGCTGGCTTGGGAGGACGAGAAGTCCGACATCCAGCAGTCGGGGCGTGCGACCCTCATGGGGCGGGCGACTGTAATCGAAGGCGATGCGGCCTTGCGGGACCGATACCTGCGTTATCTGCCGCAGGCCCAGGAATATTTTGCGATCCACGACTTCCGCTTTTATAAACTGTCCGTCGAGCGCGTGCGGTTTATCGGCGGCTTTGGCGATATTCATTGGATACGCGGGGAAGACTACTGCCTATCGCGCGAGTCGTTCGATGCGGAATTGGTGGCGGCGGAGAGCGGCGCCGTGGTCCATATGAACGCCGACCATAAGGACGCCCTTATTCGCTATTGTCGGGCGCTGGGCGTGGACGAATCCGAGCCGCGCCTCGTCGGCATCGATCCCGAGGGTTTTGATATCGCCACCCGTGGCGGCCGGCTGCGCATCGATTTCGACGCCCCCGTGCGTGACGCCAAGGGGCTGCGCGAGGCCTTCGTGCGCATGGCGCGAACCTCAGGTGCCGGCCGGGATGACCTTCCAAGCACCGTTTCCGGTTAG
- a CDS encoding ABC transporter ATP-binding protein/permease, with translation MERFNLAFFRGAWRISAPYWKSEERWSAYGLLAVVVGLSLGLVYINVLITEWYNGFYDALQHYNETAFWADMLRFSWLAGLYIAGYVYQLYLGEMLQIRWRRWMTHYYLKDWLSDRAYYRMQLLSDGTDNPDQRIADDISAFIRGTLRLGLGLLSSVVTIASFITMLWMLSDRLTIPIDGQKWEIPGYLVWAALIYSVAGTWIMLKLGRPLIGLSFNQQRFDADFRFNLVRVRENTESIALYGGEDQEHKGLGERFASIFRNYWAIMRRQKILNWFSAGYGQAAIIFPFLVAAPSFFAKQIQLGLVMQISSAFQQVQGGLSYIVTIYPDLAAWHAVVDRLTGFSEHMAKVRGVAADIDAITQETADKLQLQSVSLHVPDGRPLLSDLSLSVEPGETMLLTGPSGSGKSTLIRALAGIWPFGSGRIAAPPKSSSLFLPQKPYLPLGTLREVLLYPHGRPDTANDALTEALTAVGLARLIPQLDEQKSWPLILSLGEQQRIAFARILLQKPQWIYMDEATSALDEAAEGELYTLLRHRLPNSTVVSVGHRSALNAYHKTRLQLTGNGAWKVIPAGT, from the coding sequence ATGGAACGGTTTAATCTTGCATTCTTTCGCGGTGCATGGCGCATCAGCGCGCCCTACTGGAAGTCCGAAGAACGCTGGTCGGCCTATGGGCTGCTCGCGGTCGTCGTCGGCTTGAGCCTGGGACTCGTCTACATCAACGTCCTCATAACAGAGTGGTACAACGGCTTCTACGACGCGCTCCAACACTATAATGAAACCGCCTTCTGGGCGGACATGCTGCGCTTTTCGTGGCTTGCGGGGCTTTATATCGCCGGCTACGTGTATCAGCTCTACCTGGGAGAAATGCTTCAGATCCGCTGGCGGCGCTGGATGACCCACTACTACCTCAAGGACTGGCTGAGCGACCGCGCCTACTATCGCATGCAGCTTTTGAGCGACGGTACCGACAACCCTGATCAGCGTATCGCAGACGACATCAGCGCATTTATTCGCGGTACCCTGAGACTTGGTCTCGGTCTTTTGAGTTCGGTCGTGACCATCGCCTCCTTCATCACCATGCTCTGGATGCTATCGGACCGCCTGACGATCCCGATAGATGGGCAGAAATGGGAGATCCCGGGTTATCTCGTGTGGGCCGCGCTCATCTATTCCGTGGCTGGGACCTGGATCATGCTCAAACTGGGTCGGCCCTTGATCGGCTTGAGCTTCAATCAGCAACGGTTCGATGCGGATTTTCGTTTCAATCTCGTCCGCGTGCGCGAGAACACCGAGAGCATCGCGCTCTATGGCGGCGAGGATCAGGAACATAAAGGTCTGGGGGAGCGCTTTGCGTCTATCTTTCGCAACTATTGGGCGATCATGCGTCGGCAGAAGATCCTCAACTGGTTCTCGGCGGGATACGGGCAAGCGGCCATCATCTTCCCGTTTCTCGTAGCCGCACCGAGCTTTTTCGCAAAGCAGATCCAGTTGGGCCTCGTCATGCAGATCTCGTCGGCCTTCCAGCAGGTGCAGGGGGGGCTCTCCTACATCGTGACGATCTACCCCGACCTTGCCGCATGGCATGCGGTCGTGGACCGACTCACGGGCTTTAGCGAACACATGGCCAAGGTCCGCGGCGTTGCCGCCGACATCGATGCCATCACCCAAGAGACCGCCGACAAACTCCAGCTTCAGTCGGTGAGTCTCCATGTCCCCGATGGGCGCCCGCTACTATCGGATCTGTCGCTGTCGGTGGAACCGGGAGAGACCATGCTACTTACGGGGCCATCCGGCAGTGGGAAGAGCACATTGATCCGGGCGCTCGCCGGCATCTGGCCGTTTGGAAGCGGCCGGATCGCGGCGCCACCCAAGAGTTCCTCGCTATTTCTGCCCCAAAAACCTTACCTGCCCCTGGGGACCTTGCGCGAGGTCCTCCTCTACCCTCACGGTCGACCGGACACCGCGAACGACGCCCTGACCGAGGCGCTCACGGCCGTTGGGCTCGCGCGCCTCATCCCGCAGTTGGATGAACAAAAGTCCTGGCCGCTCATCCTGTCGCTCGGCGAGCAGCAGCGCATCGCGTTTGCGCGCATCCTTCTGCAAAAACCCCAGTGGATCTATATGGACGAAGCGACATCGGCGCTCGACGAGGCCGCCGAGGGGGAACTCTATACGCTGCTACGCCACCGTCTGCCAAACAGCACGGTGGTGAGCGTTGGCCACCGATCGGCGCTGAACGCCTACCACAAGACGCGTCTGCAACTAACCGGAAACGGTGCTTGGAAGGTCATCCCGGCCGGCACCTGA
- a CDS encoding PQQ-like beta-propeller repeat protein: MEARPAIRLSVVASLAALALLSGCSHKASPVASSSAKTALASPHAWPLYGLNAAHDARYKAPQGTVGEPVHWVFHVPEAVPKGMKKPAIKQTYVSITAVRDLVGIPIGASVVDGKVYVADDNGFLYALDGSDGHMLWKFNALNQIMTTPLVAGRGPKKLVYVGGGNSNFSYTQAVKFGHKGASIVRGTDISGIYAVHAATGKLAWVYHTKGEDMPTPAIDDGTLVFGNGDGHIYGLNAATGKFKWRVPIKSFVSMSSATVYHHLVIMGGTHPSALYAIDAKTGKLAWRTAPHAVFSSSMGDCAPAQSRGIVVTQFERKAKGHHRAKSVEIALDAKTGKILWQTTLGVGKVPPRNKDAVPMIVGGTIYTGSPVTATAYAVQLKTGKVLWHTPLKIKMKAAPSVTGSDVIFPVGNGAIFVLDRKTGKVLSKYMTHHGGFGPQNGVVMGDTYLIGSNFGWMYALPVKTLLGQGKTS; the protein is encoded by the coding sequence ATGGAAGCACGACCCGCTATACGCCTGTCTGTTGTTGCCAGCCTGGCAGCGCTTGCTTTACTGTCGGGATGCAGTCATAAGGCCTCGCCTGTTGCCAGTTCATCAGCCAAGACCGCGCTCGCATCACCCCATGCGTGGCCGCTTTATGGGCTCAACGCCGCCCACGACGCCCGCTACAAGGCGCCGCAGGGGACCGTCGGCGAGCCCGTACATTGGGTCTTTCATGTCCCTGAGGCCGTTCCGAAGGGCATGAAAAAGCCCGCGATCAAGCAGACCTACGTCAGTATCACGGCGGTACGCGACCTGGTCGGCATTCCTATCGGGGCATCGGTCGTTGACGGCAAGGTGTATGTCGCAGACGACAATGGCTTCCTATACGCCCTCGACGGATCAGACGGGCATATGCTCTGGAAGTTCAATGCATTAAACCAGATCATGACCACTCCGCTCGTGGCCGGGCGCGGTCCCAAGAAGCTTGTGTATGTAGGCGGAGGGAACTCCAACTTCAGCTATACGCAGGCGGTGAAATTCGGACACAAAGGCGCAAGCATCGTGCGCGGGACCGACATCAGCGGCATCTACGCCGTACATGCCGCCACCGGCAAGCTCGCCTGGGTCTATCATACCAAAGGCGAGGATATGCCAACGCCCGCGATCGACGATGGGACGCTGGTCTTTGGCAATGGGGACGGACACATCTACGGGCTCAACGCCGCCACCGGCAAGTTCAAATGGCGCGTCCCCATCAAGTCATTCGTGAGCATGTCGTCAGCCACGGTCTACCATCATCTCGTCATCATGGGAGGCACCCATCCGAGCGCCCTTTATGCCATAGACGCCAAGACCGGGAAGCTAGCATGGCGCACGGCCCCTCATGCGGTCTTTTCGAGCAGCATGGGCGATTGTGCCCCAGCGCAGTCGCGCGGCATCGTGGTCACCCAGTTCGAGCGCAAGGCCAAGGGCCATCACCGGGCAAAGAGCGTGGAGATAGCGCTCGATGCCAAGACCGGCAAAATCCTATGGCAGACGACGCTCGGGGTCGGCAAGGTGCCGCCACGCAACAAGGATGCCGTGCCCATGATCGTGGGTGGAACGATTTATACCGGGAGTCCCGTGACCGCCACGGCTTACGCGGTGCAACTAAAGACCGGCAAGGTGCTCTGGCATACGCCTCTCAAGATCAAGATGAAGGCCGCGCCCAGCGTGACGGGTTCGGATGTGATCTTTCCCGTGGGTAACGGCGCGATCTTCGTGCTAGACCGTAAGACCGGGAAGGTCCTATCCAAGTATATGACCCATCATGGCGGCTTCGGTCCCCAGAACGGCGTGGTGATGGGGGACACCTACCTCATCGGCAGCAACTTCGGTTGGATGTACGCGTTACCGGTCAAGACGCTTTTGGGGCAAGGCAAGACCTCTTAA
- a CDS encoding DUF1345 domain-containing protein, whose amino-acid sequence MLRSLMRAARAFGARRRLAASVLAGTAVFMTVASQHLTDIRLLLGWDAACLTFLILAGIVMVFADAQETCRSTVDQDQSGFALLSMALLAACASVFAILFLLSYMKGASASEKVFYLALAVSAITGSWLVVHTLFAFHYAHSYYRGRAVPDGVRDDGGLHFPGSALPHYMDFLYFSFVIGMTSQVSDVAITSHSVRRAALLHGVLSFAFNTLILALTINIVAGLM is encoded by the coding sequence ATGTTGCGGTCGCTCATGCGCGCCGCACGGGCTTTCGGGGCCCGTCGGCGCCTTGCGGCATCGGTACTCGCGGGGACTGCGGTATTCATGACCGTTGCGTCCCAGCATCTCACTGACATCCGGCTGTTGCTCGGCTGGGATGCGGCGTGCCTTACGTTTTTGATCCTGGCGGGGATAGTGATGGTGTTTGCCGATGCCCAGGAGACCTGCCGCAGTACGGTCGATCAGGATCAAAGCGGGTTTGCGCTGCTGTCGATGGCGCTGCTTGCGGCCTGTGCGAGTGTTTTTGCCATTTTGTTTTTGCTGAGTTACATGAAGGGCGCGTCAGCCTCGGAGAAGGTCTTCTATCTGGCGCTCGCGGTCTCGGCCATTACCGGGTCGTGGTTGGTTGTGCACACGCTTTTTGCCTTTCATTACGCGCACAGTTATTACCGGGGGCGCGCGGTGCCAGACGGTGTGCGTGACGATGGGGGGCTGCACTTTCCGGGATCGGCCCTGCCGCATTATATGGATTTTCTGTATTTCTCGTTTGTCATCGGCATGACCTCGCAGGTCTCGGACGTGGCCATCACTTCGCATAGTGTGCGGCGCGCGGCCTTGCTGCATGGCGTACTGTCGTTTGCCTTCAACACCCTGATCCTGGCGCTTACCATCAACATTGTCGCAGGCCTGATGTAG
- a CDS encoding aldo/keto reductase → MGNWQSPGMRIHHLPGTDLAISDIGLGTMTFGEQTDQACAHAQLDYALSEGINLFDMAEMYPVPGRAETQGATEAIVGAWLARQARDRVVIATKVAGPLRGFRWIRGGPLALDLANMRAALEASLKRLKTDYVDLYQIHWPSRPLPLFGGTQYEAQDTVDRAAEIEEQLQALATLVREGKVRYIGLSNETPWGTLRFLEAAGRLGLPRIVTIQNAYNLLNRTFESGLAEVCHRERLGLLAYSPLAFGVLTGKYRTHSDPQARLNRFPEFSPRYRKAAIVPAVDAYARVAENFGLSLGALALGFVRSRFFTASTLLGARTVEQLKENIVHAKVALSPEALAAIEEVHLKSPNPAP, encoded by the coding sequence ATGGGAAATTGGCAAAGTCCGGGGATGCGCATCCACCACCTCCCCGGCACCGATCTTGCCATTTCCGACATCGGTCTTGGCACCATGACCTTCGGCGAGCAGACCGACCAGGCCTGCGCGCATGCCCAGCTCGACTATGCGCTGTCCGAGGGCATCAACCTGTTCGATATGGCGGAGATGTATCCGGTGCCGGGACGCGCCGAGACCCAAGGGGCCACGGAGGCCATCGTCGGCGCGTGGCTTGCCCGACAGGCGCGCGATCGGGTGGTGATCGCCACCAAGGTCGCCGGGCCCTTGCGCGGCTTTCGATGGATACGGGGCGGGCCGCTCGCCCTCGACCTCGCCAACATGCGCGCGGCGCTCGAAGCGAGCCTGAAGCGGCTGAAGACCGATTATGTCGACCTCTACCAGATTCACTGGCCGTCGCGTCCTCTCCCGCTATTTGGCGGCACACAGTACGAGGCCCAAGATACCGTAGACAGGGCCGCGGAGATCGAGGAGCAGCTTCAGGCGCTCGCCACGCTCGTGCGCGAAGGCAAGGTGCGCTACATCGGCCTCAGCAACGAGACCCCGTGGGGGACGCTGCGCTTTCTGGAGGCCGCCGGGCGCCTCGGTCTGCCGCGAATCGTCACCATTCAAAACGCCTACAACCTCCTGAATCGAACCTTCGAGTCGGGGCTAGCCGAGGTATGCCATCGCGAGCGTCTGGGCCTTTTGGCTTACAGCCCGCTTGCCTTTGGCGTACTCACCGGCAAATACCGGACGCATAGCGACCCGCAGGCGCGCCTGAATCGCTTCCCGGAATTCAGCCCGCGCTATCGCAAGGCGGCCATCGTGCCGGCCGTGGATGCGTACGCGCGTGTTGCCGAGAATTTCGGCTTGTCGCTCGGGGCCCTGGCGCTCGGCTTCGTGCGCTCGCGCTTCTTCACCGCCTCCACTCTGCTGGGCGCGCGCACCGTGGAACAACTGAAGGAAAACATCGTGCACGCCAAGGTCGCGCTATCGCCCGAGGCGCTCGCCGCCATCGAAGAGGTCCACCTGAAATCCCCCAATCCAGCACCCTGA
- the rfbD gene encoding dTDP-4-dehydrorhamnose reductase, which yields MAHADKARQGIALFGAQGQLGRALAQVLAGLGPVHTLSHADCDIGDETAVHAAVRRLRPGVIVNAAAYTAVDKAEAERDTALRINAYGPGYLADAALSVGAWLVHYSTDYVFDGTAGRPYREDDLTAPLNVYGESKRLGEEAVLARPLTAFVLRTAWLYDREGRNFLTTVRRLAANGPLRIVCDQYGSPTPVTVLAQTTRAILVHPRAADCAGLYHAACDGATSWHGFAEAIVRSFGLAVAVLPITTADYPTAAHRPAYSVLDGARLKEHLGITLPSWDQALADLFMERP from the coding sequence ATGGCGCACGCTGACAAAGCCCGCCAGGGCATAGCGTTGTTCGGGGCCCAGGGTCAGCTCGGCCGCGCGCTTGCGCAGGTCCTGGCCGGACTGGGCCCTGTGCATACCTTAAGCCACGCAGATTGTGATATCGGGGACGAGACGGCGGTGCATGCCGCGGTGCGGCGCCTGCGCCCCGGGGTCATCGTGAATGCCGCCGCCTATACGGCCGTCGACAAGGCAGAGGCGGAGCGCGACACGGCGCTGCGCATCAATGCCTATGGCCCAGGGTATCTGGCCGATGCCGCCTTGTCCGTCGGGGCCTGGCTTGTGCACTACTCGACCGATTATGTTTTCGATGGGACTGCGGGGCGCCCCTATCGGGAGGACGACCTCACAGCCCCCCTCAACGTCTATGGAGAGAGCAAGCGCCTGGGCGAGGAGGCGGTGCTGGCACGCCCCCTTACGGCCTTCGTCCTGCGCACGGCCTGGCTCTATGATCGCGAGGGCCGAAACTTTCTGACGACCGTTCGGCGATTGGCCGCGAACGGGCCGCTCCGCATCGTCTGCGACCAGTACGGCAGTCCGACGCCGGTAACCGTCCTCGCGCAAACGACACGCGCGATTCTTGTGCACCCGCGGGCCGCAGACTGCGCCGGGCTCTATCATGCAGCGTGCGATGGCGCAACGAGCTGGCACGGCTTTGCCGAGGCCATCGTGCGGTCGTTCGGATTGGCGGTCGCGGTGTTGCCGATTACGACGGCTGATTATCCCACTGCGGCGCATCGCCCGGCCTACTCGGTGCTCGACGGTGCTCGCCTGAAGGAGCATCTGGGGATCACCCTGCCCTCATGGGATCAGGCACTCGCCGACCTGTTCATGGAGAGGCCATGA
- the tsaB gene encoding tRNA (adenosine(37)-N6)-threonylcarbamoyltransferase complex dimerization subunit type 1 TsaB, producing the protein MNLLAVETASAFVSVALKIDGVVYERGLRDSTARAETVLDLLRVLCADLRCDLSVVDVIAFGRGPGSFTGLRVAAAVAQGLAYARDLPVVPVSSLAALAQEAPGQQVLAALDARRDEVYYGVYRREATGLVVACGEERVAPPERVVCPADTDCAVGSGIDHYRDRFGETLPKRHVSDRSPTARAVLALAEEAYERAAFVRACAAVPVYLRDDVAHIRS; encoded by the coding sequence ATGAACCTGCTCGCCGTCGAGACCGCGAGCGCATTCGTATCAGTGGCCCTGAAGATCGATGGCGTGGTTTACGAGCGGGGGCTGCGCGATAGTACGGCGCGGGCCGAGACCGTACTCGATCTGCTGCGCGTTTTGTGCGCCGACCTCCGATGCGATCTTAGCGTAGTCGATGTCATAGCCTTCGGGCGTGGTCCCGGATCGTTTACCGGTCTGCGCGTGGCCGCGGCCGTGGCCCAGGGGCTTGCGTATGCGCGCGACCTGCCGGTCGTTCCGGTCTCGTCGCTTGCGGCGCTCGCGCAGGAGGCCCCTGGGCAGCAGGTGCTGGCGGCCCTCGATGCCCGTCGTGACGAGGTCTATTACGGGGTCTACAGGCGCGAGGCCACGGGTCTGGTGGTGGCCTGCGGGGAGGAGCGCGTGGCCCCGCCGGAGCGGGTGGTGTGTCCGGCGGATACGGACTGTGCGGTCGGTAGCGGCATCGACCATTATAGGGACCGTTTTGGAGAGACGTTGCCGAAGCGGCATGTCTCGGACCGCTCACCCACGGCGCGTGCGGTGCTGGCGCTGGCCGAGGAGGCCTATGAGCGCGCGGCGTTCGTCCGCGCCTGTGCCGCGGTACCGGTGTATCTGCGCGACGACGTGGCCCACATCCGATCATAA
- a CDS encoding endonuclease MutS2, producing MDADLDALEFAAVRRLLERLTATPYGADAARALVPAPDIGAAQALQRAVTAARRAIEQGAAALPRLPDIRAALRQAGQARAALAGTALAHIAQLMRAGTALRALCAQYPDLYPDEGALAGAPQLLAQLDAAVTPGGRVNDTASPRLAELAQEMSRGRADVEDLLRQRLAALGAADEGDDAIVSSGSRLLLAVAPQVADTIKGVRRGPAGHGRRYLVEPLEAVAANNRLEACAGRRDAEELAVRRTLTAEVAAALEALEALLGAVTWIDLAFAAGHLSIHMNAHAPRLVPEPLLRLTAVYHPAMLLAFADRRGPCPVPLSIALDDSHPMLLVTGPNTGGKTVVLKTVGLLVTMAHCGLHIPGEGEAVVGRFRRVIVDIGDRQSLLHQLSTFASHVEVLIRLLREADGETLVLMDELGTGTDPEEGAALAMAVLDELAHRRVRGIITTHLSPLKGYAASHPYLTNATMRFDRERLAPTYELVMGESGSSHGLTIAERRGLAPALLQAARAHLARLEAGRGAPP from the coding sequence ATGGACGCTGATCTCGATGCCTTGGAATTTGCCGCTGTCCGACGCCTCCTGGAGCGCTTGACGGCCACCCCCTACGGGGCGGACGCCGCGCGTGCGCTGGTCCCGGCCCCTGATATTGGGGCCGCCCAGGCCTTGCAAAGGGCGGTGACCGCCGCGCGGCGCGCCATTGAGCAGGGTGCGGCCGCCCTGCCGCGCTTGCCGGATATTCGTGCGGCCCTGCGCCAGGCCGGCCAGGCGCGCGCGGCGTTGGCCGGGACCGCGCTTGCCCATATCGCCCAACTGATGCGTGCCGGCACGGCGCTACGCGCCTTGTGCGCGCAGTATCCGGACCTGTATCCCGATGAAGGGGCCCTGGCGGGTGCGCCGCAGCTGCTCGCACAGCTCGATGCTGCGGTGACGCCGGGCGGGCGCGTGAATGACACGGCGAGCCCGAGGCTCGCGGAGCTGGCCCAGGAGATGAGCCGCGGGCGTGCCGACGTCGAGGACTTGCTAAGACAACGCCTGGCGGCCCTCGGCGCCGCCGATGAGGGCGATGATGCCATTGTCAGCAGTGGATCGCGGCTCCTTCTGGCAGTGGCCCCGCAGGTTGCCGATACCATCAAGGGCGTACGTCGTGGACCGGCCGGCCATGGGCGCCGTTATCTCGTGGAACCTCTGGAGGCGGTGGCCGCCAATAACCGCCTTGAGGCATGCGCCGGACGGCGCGACGCCGAGGAATTGGCTGTGCGCCGGACATTGACCGCCGAGGTCGCGGCCGCCCTCGAGGCCCTCGAGGCCCTGCTGGGGGCAGTCACCTGGATCGACCTCGCGTTCGCCGCCGGTCACCTCAGCATTCACATGAACGCGCACGCCCCGCGACTCGTGCCGGAACCGCTCTTGCGGCTTACCGCCGTGTACCATCCGGCCATGCTGCTGGCCTTCGCCGATCGCCGTGGTCCCTGTCCCGTGCCGCTCTCGATCGCGCTCGATGATAGCCACCCCATGCTGCTTGTGACCGGTCCCAACACCGGCGGCAAGACCGTGGTCCTAAAGACCGTGGGGTTGCTTGTGACCATGGCCCATTGCGGGCTGCACATTCCGGGCGAGGGGGAGGCCGTCGTCGGTCGTTTCCGCCGGGTCATCGTCGACATCGGCGATCGTCAGAGCCTTCTCCACCAGCTGTCGACCTTTGCGAGCCATGTGGAGGTCTTGATACGGCTCTTACGCGAAGCCGACGGCGAGACTCTAGTATTGATGGATGAGCTTGGTACCGGGACCGATCCCGAGGAGGGTGCGGCGCTCGCCATGGCGGTACTCGATGAGCTCGCGCACCGCCGTGTCCGCGGTATCATCACGACTCATTTGAGCCCCCTCAAGGGCTATGCCGCCTCCCATCCCTACTTGACCAATGCCACCATGCGTTTCGACCGCGAACGACTGGCCCCGACCTATGAACTCGTCATGGGCGAGAGCGGCTCCTCGCACGGCCTGACGATCGCCGAGCGCCGGGGGTTGGCACCGGCGCTTCTTCAGGCGGCACGCGCGCATCTTGCCCGCCTGGAGGCCGGCCGCGGCGCGCCCCCCTGA
- a CDS encoding HlyC/CorC family transporter, translating to MDHVRLGMLAGVLLFLIFLSGFFSAAETSLMTVNRYRLRHLAESGHRGARLARRLLRRPDRVLGVVLLGNNFGNIAASSVATLMAVRLYGAGVLALVTGVLTLVILIISEVAPKTLAALYPEPVAFGSAYVLTPLLRVIYPLVAAVNFTANHLLRAFGVSVKPRTPDQMSAEELRAVVLEAGSLIPTTHRAMLLAILDLEKSTVEDVMVPRREVEGIDLGADWDEIVDLLGRSHYTRLPVFHGSLDNVIGMLHVRRALHLALAGRLTRDTLKSAALEPYYIPQGTPLATQLMNFKTMRRHIGLVVDEYGDLMGLVTLEEILEEIVGEFTTQAPGTPEDIFPQPDGSFLINGSTSIRDINRTLGWQLPLNGPKTLNGLITEYLEDIPSPGTSLLLNGYLVDIVRTRGTAIQVARLKAHAVATKKRDEDE from the coding sequence TTGGACCACGTCCGCCTCGGTATGCTGGCCGGCGTACTGCTGTTTCTGATCTTCCTGTCCGGATTCTTCTCCGCGGCTGAAACCAGCCTCATGACGGTCAATCGTTACCGCCTCCGCCACCTCGCTGAATCCGGCCACCGGGGCGCGCGTCTTGCCCGTCGTCTGCTGCGCCGCCCAGACCGCGTCCTGGGCGTGGTGTTGCTCGGCAACAACTTCGGCAACATCGCCGCCTCCTCGGTCGCCACGCTGATGGCCGTCCGGCTCTACGGGGCCGGCGTGTTGGCCCTGGTCACCGGGGTGCTGACGCTCGTCATCCTCATCATCTCAGAGGTGGCCCCCAAAACCTTGGCGGCGCTCTACCCGGAGCCCGTGGCCTTCGGGTCGGCCTATGTGCTGACACCGCTTTTGCGCGTCATCTACCCGCTCGTCGCGGCCGTCAACTTCACCGCCAATCATCTACTGCGCGCCTTCGGCGTGTCGGTCAAGCCGCGCACCCCCGACCAGATGAGCGCCGAGGAGCTGCGGGCCGTGGTGCTCGAGGCCGGTAGCCTCATACCCACCACCCACCGGGCGATGTTGCTGGCCATCCTCGATCTCGAAAAGAGCACCGTGGAAGACGTCATGGTGCCCCGTCGCGAGGTCGAAGGTATCGACCTTGGCGCCGACTGGGACGAGATCGTGGACCTCCTCGGACGCAGCCATTACACGCGCCTGCCGGTATTCCATGGCAGCCTCGACAACGTCATCGGCATGCTCCACGTGCGCCGCGCCCTGCATCTCGCGCTCGCCGGCCGGCTGACCCGCGACACCCTGAAATCGGCGGCGCTCGAGCCCTACTACATCCCCCAGGGCACGCCGCTTGCCACTCAGCTCATGAATTTCAAGACCATGCGCCGGCACATCGGGCTGGTGGTCGACGAATACGGCGACCTCATGGGTCTCGTGACCTTGGAGGAGATCCTGGAGGAGATCGTCGGTGAATTTACCACCCAGGCCCCGGGCACGCCCGAGGACATCTTCCCGCAACCCGACGGCAGCTTCCTCATCAACGGCAGCACCAGCATCCGTGACATCAACCGCACGCTTGGCTGGCAGCTACCCTTGAACGGGCCCAAGACCCTGAATGGACTCATCACGGAGTACCTGGAAGACATACCGTCGCCCGGGACCAGCCTGCTTTTGAACGGCTATCTCGTGGATATCGTCCGCACGCGCGGCACCGCAATCCAGGTGGCGCGCCTCAAGGCCCATGCCGTGGCCACCAAAAAGCGCGACGAGGACGAGTAA
- a CDS encoding sulfite exporter TauE/SafE family protein, with translation MTLPVLIFVGLDPITANGTNRIGIFVENVTAARTFCHHNLVDLKAGVKLALWTLPGAILGAIASVHIGNFWFQRILVIVLAFSTASLFSPKRAIERSERPDGVASPWLYPTMLGLGFYGGFMQLGIGFLFIFTLRHLLTKNLAHVNAYKTLIIAVYTLPATLIFAWMGQIHWGSA, from the coding sequence TTGACCCTGCCGGTACTGATCTTTGTGGGCCTCGACCCCATCACCGCAAACGGCACCAACCGCATCGGCATTTTTGTGGAAAACGTCACCGCCGCGCGCACCTTCTGCCACCATAACCTGGTGGATTTGAAAGCGGGGGTGAAGCTCGCCCTGTGGACCCTGCCAGGAGCCATACTGGGGGCCATTGCGAGCGTTCATATCGGCAATTTCTGGTTTCAGCGCATTCTGGTGATCGTATTGGCGTTCAGCACGGCCAGCCTGTTTTCCCCGAAGAGGGCCATAGAAAGATCTGAACGTCCCGATGGCGTGGCATCGCCATGGCTGTATCCGACCATGCTGGGGCTGGGCTTTTACGGCGGCTTCATGCAGCTTGGTATCGGCTTCCTCTTCATCTTTACCCTGCGCCATTTGCTCACCAAGAATCTCGCGCACGTCAATGCCTATAAAACTCTCATTATCGCGGTGTACACGTTGCCTGCCACCCTTATCTTCGCCTGGATGGGGCAAATCCACTGGGGCTCGGCTTGA